The following coding sequences lie in one Marinobacter sp. ANT_B65 genomic window:
- a CDS encoding histidine phosphatase family protein → MAALALIRHGEYEQLVNTPSALQPYPLTPGGAQEVRMQAQGFADWVSETGYQLRAEIHCSTSLRAWQTAEIYRQELKELFLTAPVSVSFPELCERSVGALANLSISEIERVVKLDPRFDPLPDGWKSSSDFKLPYDGAESLMEAGLRVAAHLKTLPLDEQDNLIQLVVGHGASFRHAAFHLNVIKMSDIGRLSMFYGHPVVFCKQGQSWARLYGNWKNRQLKDPTD, encoded by the coding sequence ATGGCCGCACTCGCCCTGATCAGACATGGTGAGTATGAGCAACTGGTCAACACACCAAGTGCCCTTCAACCCTATCCACTTACCCCCGGGGGGGCTCAGGAAGTCCGGATGCAGGCGCAAGGTTTTGCAGACTGGGTATCGGAAACCGGCTACCAGCTTCGGGCTGAGATTCACTGCTCAACCTCGTTAAGGGCATGGCAAACTGCAGAAATCTACCGGCAGGAACTGAAAGAGCTCTTCCTCACAGCCCCCGTATCCGTCAGCTTTCCTGAACTTTGCGAACGCAGTGTCGGCGCACTGGCCAACCTCAGCATTAGTGAAATCGAGAGAGTCGTAAAACTGGACCCTCGCTTTGATCCCCTGCCGGATGGATGGAAATCCAGCAGCGACTTCAAACTCCCCTATGATGGCGCAGAGTCACTCATGGAGGCCGGGCTGCGGGTAGCCGCCCACCTTAAAACCCTTCCACTGGATGAGCAGGACAACCTGATACAGTTAGTTGTAGGACATGGCGCGTCGTTTCGTCACGCCGCCTTTCATCTGAATGTTATAAAAATGAGCGATATTGGACGGCTGAGCATGTTTTACGGCCATCCAGTCGTTTTTTGCAAGCAGGGTCAAAGCTGGGCCCGCCTGTATGGGAACTGGAAAAACCGTCAGCTAAAAGACCCCACTGACTAG
- a CDS encoding HprK-related kinase B — protein sequence MKDFFDDRQIAQARRGCTSELRLAFHGMAFEVLADDNEILNLLRDYFSGLTETETTTATTQQRVYLVNSPLDTGRINWTPVERRKVSPLGLKEAYVDVPEGRWIHKVRTGMVMLQALTDPIIFGNLREHISQVINFINNQFLNYQQRKGYLLGHASAFNIDGCVTAIAASSGGGKSTLMLKAMETDKARFLSNDRILFRPEDGQVRILGLAKHPRVNPGTLLNSQRLLFILPEHERKRFEAMPRSQLWDIEQKYDVLIPEVYGENRAALSGCLKNLVLLDWSLDAFEPTVLTPVDIEATPDALEGLRKSPGPFFQKADGSFPPEQCRAADVYAENLRGVKVWRLAGKVDFDRAIALLHEQGIL from the coding sequence ATGAAAGACTTTTTTGACGACAGACAGATTGCTCAGGCCAGACGTGGGTGCACATCAGAATTACGGCTGGCCTTCCATGGCATGGCATTCGAGGTGCTGGCCGATGACAATGAGATTCTGAACCTTCTCAGGGATTACTTCTCCGGCCTGACCGAAACGGAAACAACAACGGCCACAACACAGCAACGCGTCTATCTGGTCAACAGCCCCCTGGATACCGGCCGGATCAACTGGACGCCCGTCGAACGCAGAAAAGTCAGCCCTCTCGGTTTGAAGGAAGCCTACGTCGATGTACCTGAAGGACGCTGGATTCATAAAGTCCGCACCGGCATGGTCATGCTCCAGGCACTGACCGACCCCATCATTTTCGGGAATCTTCGCGAACATATATCGCAGGTTATCAATTTTATTAACAACCAGTTTCTCAACTATCAGCAGAGGAAGGGTTACCTGCTGGGCCACGCGTCAGCCTTTAATATCGACGGCTGTGTTACTGCAATTGCGGCCAGCTCCGGTGGCGGAAAATCAACACTGATGCTGAAAGCGATGGAGACTGACAAAGCACGTTTTCTTTCCAATGACCGGATTCTGTTCAGGCCCGAAGACGGACAGGTGCGAATTCTTGGTCTGGCCAAGCATCCGCGCGTAAACCCCGGCACTCTGCTCAACTCACAACGCTTGCTGTTCATTCTGCCAGAGCACGAACGCAAGCGGTTTGAGGCGATGCCACGGAGCCAGCTGTGGGATATTGAGCAAAAGTACGACGTGCTGATTCCCGAGGTCTATGGAGAAAACAGAGCCGCACTTTCCGGGTGTCTGAAGAACCTTGTATTACTGGACTGGTCATTAGATGCTTTCGAACCAACGGTTCTCACCCCAGTAGATATTGAAGCAACCCCCGATGCCCTTGAGGGCCTGCGCAAAAGCCCTGGCCCATTTTTCCAGAAAGCTGACGGTAGTTTCCCGCCTGAGCAGTGCCGGGCCGCAGACGTTTACGCAGAGAACCTCAGAGGCGTAAAGGTATGGCGCCTTGCCGGAAAGGTCGATTTCGACCGTGCCATTGCTCTTCTCCATGAGCAAGGCATTCTCTGA
- a CDS encoding GAK system ATP-grasp enzyme, with translation MTNKRIAVIGTPGKWSTEVLADHLEELTGFRCVIDMSEVVLELETGRLGYQGLVLNELDGVIIKKISEIYSPAADDRIRMLNTLEADGVRCFSSPGQVGRLINRLEGTAALAAGGVPLPPTRVTENTEEALAAIEAFGKAILKPLYSTKARGMLVLEAADGVDANTRKLNAFKTEHGLFYLQKFVHLGGQDLGMVFLGGEYLCTYARVGDAGAWNTTINSGGKYQSYEASPDLIKLGNKAQSCFDLSFTTVDIALTDEGPVVFEVSAFGGFSGALKGCGIDAARKLCSYVLNELEQNR, from the coding sequence GTGACTAACAAGCGGATCGCTGTCATCGGAACGCCCGGTAAATGGTCAACCGAAGTATTGGCTGACCACCTGGAGGAATTAACCGGATTCCGCTGTGTGATCGACATGTCAGAAGTGGTACTGGAACTGGAGACAGGGCGGCTGGGTTATCAGGGGCTGGTTCTGAACGAACTTGATGGCGTGATCATCAAAAAGATAAGCGAAATCTACTCACCGGCAGCAGACGACCGCATACGCATGCTCAACACACTCGAAGCAGACGGCGTGCGCTGCTTCAGCAGTCCCGGGCAAGTGGGGCGTTTAATCAATCGCCTTGAAGGCACTGCCGCCCTGGCCGCTGGAGGTGTACCTCTGCCGCCGACCCGCGTGACGGAAAACACAGAAGAGGCGCTGGCCGCGATCGAGGCGTTCGGCAAGGCTATCCTGAAGCCACTTTACTCCACCAAGGCCCGCGGCATGCTGGTTCTGGAAGCGGCAGACGGAGTGGACGCGAATACGCGGAAACTGAACGCTTTCAAGACCGAACATGGCCTCTTCTACCTGCAGAAATTTGTGCACCTGGGGGGGCAGGATCTGGGCATGGTCTTTCTGGGTGGAGAGTACCTTTGCACCTATGCCCGGGTTGGCGATGCTGGCGCCTGGAATACCACGATTAACAGTGGTGGAAAATACCAGAGCTACGAAGCCTCCCCTGACCTCATAAAGCTTGGGAACAAGGCTCAGTCCTGCTTCGATTTAAGTTTTACCACGGTAGATATTGCATTGACAGATGAGGGGCCGGTGGTTTTCGAGGTCTCCGCTTTTGGAGGATTCAGTGGCGCTTTGAAAGGATGCGGCATTGACGCTGCCCGGAAGCTGTGTAGTTATGTTCTTAACGAGCTAGAGCAAAACAGATGA